GGCCCTTAGATTGCCAGGCGCTTGCGGCCCTTGGCGCGGCGAGCGTTGATGACGGCACGGCCGCCGCGGGTCTTCATGCGCACGCGGAAACCGTGGGTACGCTTGCGGCGGGTAACGGAAGGTTG
The window above is part of the Cupriavidus taiwanensis LMG 19424 genome. Proteins encoded here:
- the rpmH gene encoding 50S ribosomal protein L34, with the translated sequence MKRTYQPSVTRRKRTHGFRVRMKTRGGRAVINARRAKGRKRLAI